In the Leptotrichia sp. oral taxon 847 genome, one interval contains:
- a CDS encoding TrbI/VirB10 family protein: MYKDDLEKYENEDFVIDEADEDELEDDIGDISDFEDEPKENKKDEKFKKKLPMYVAIGGFLMVVGLLAIPGIIKNSAKKNKNQNEMSQNMEQPVYDGEADPEEAQNKNLNLGNQNDGVVNANEPCDTVNLNNPNNINNPNCANILNSQNLSKTQNEGKNKVQEGQSQPNKNFETQDSEKNETQKKTDRNASYNDKTQVYSFRNIPKPVKPEYQPRNITKPSSGALNSLSKNGNSSVNVDKSDKNDKSVEKKIRPKAKANGINTFSLQQGSYIPIVTSTRMNSDTPSYFMAIVSENVYSKDGHHKILIPMGSKIIGNYSALKNNNDTRMLMMVDKIILPNNKTIVFEKSNVIDLKGEIGAKGKLNTKMAQRLGKSLLALSFSVADLVLDYRKTRIVRRYPSRWDEIITDPVNTVKDSMETIDKAWNSVKNRIKIPVGTKLNVFTGNEIVLEEYKRS; this comes from the coding sequence ATGTATAAAGATGATTTGGAAAAATATGAAAATGAAGATTTTGTGATTGATGAAGCTGATGAAGATGAATTGGAAGATGATATTGGGGATATTTCAGATTTTGAAGATGAGCCTAAAGAAAATAAAAAAGATGAAAAATTTAAGAAAAAATTGCCGATGTATGTCGCAATTGGAGGGTTTTTGATGGTTGTGGGACTTCTTGCAATTCCTGGAATAATAAAAAATTCAGCTAAAAAGAATAAAAATCAAAATGAAATGAGCCAAAATATGGAGCAACCAGTTTATGACGGTGAAGCTGATCCTGAAGAAGCACAAAATAAAAATCTTAATCTGGGAAATCAAAATGATGGTGTAGTAAATGCAAACGAGCCTTGTGATACGGTTAATTTGAATAATCCGAATAACATCAATAATCCTAACTGTGCAAATATTTTAAATAGTCAAAATTTGTCAAAAACTCAAAATGAAGGTAAAAATAAAGTTCAAGAAGGTCAGAGTCAACCGAATAAGAATTTTGAAACTCAAGACTCTGAAAAAAATGAGACGCAAAAAAAGACTGACAGAAATGCTTCATATAATGATAAAACTCAAGTTTACTCTTTTAGAAATATTCCTAAACCAGTAAAACCTGAATATCAACCAAGAAATATAACAAAACCATCGTCTGGGGCACTAAATTCATTGAGCAAAAATGGTAATTCTAGTGTTAATGTCGATAAAAGCGATAAAAATGATAAAAGTGTTGAGAAAAAAATAAGACCAAAAGCCAAAGCAAATGGAATAAATACTTTTTCACTACAGCAAGGAAGTTATATTCCAATTGTAACTTCAACAAGAATGAATAGCGATACTCCCAGTTATTTCATGGCTATAGTTTCTGAAAACGTCTATTCCAAAGATGGACATCACAAAATTTTAATTCCGATGGGAAGTAAAATAATTGGAAATTATTCCGCACTGAAAAATAATAACGATACAAGGATGCTTATGATGGTTGACAAAATTATTCTTCCAAATAATAAAACAATTGTTTTTGAAAAGTCAAATGTGATTGACTTAAAAGGAGAAATTGGCGCAAAGGGAAAGTTGAATACGAAGATGGCTCAAAGGCTTGGAAAATCATTACTTGCACTTTCATTTAGTGTGGCAGATTTGGTGTTGGATTACAGAAAAACTAGAATTGTGCGAAGATATCCGTCAAGATGGGATGAAATAATAACAGATCCTGTAAACACAGTAAAAGATTCGATGGAAACAATAGATAAGGCTTGGAATTCAGTAAAAAATCGGATTAAAATTCCAGTTGGGACTAAATTAAACGTTTTTACAGGAAATGAAATTGTTTTGGAAGAATATAAAAGAAGTTAA
- a CDS encoding TrbG/VirB9 family P-type conjugative transfer protein, with translation MKKIKKFLLKMLIFSVFGVFLQAEENKENFLSQESISKMQIKKLISGKQDAIKRVATTFDYYPDSIYDIYVTPDFVTMIKFDPEEEIIAVIGGNNSNFEMEQEFGGEDNSVYLFVRPTDLDITSNVNVMTNKRIYMFNLYSTLEIFNPFVKFNYLSSENSMKAKVPVKKDLSKSSILMDVNKMDSNYTITNKNLPFAPTQVFTDGVKTVIILPEEIQEAPVIMVKGISSNEFEVVNFEYEFNRIIVHRKIKEAVLKIGKKQVRIKHK, from the coding sequence ATGAAAAAAATAAAAAAATTTTTGTTAAAAATGTTGATTTTTTCTGTATTTGGAGTTTTTTTACAGGCAGAAGAAAATAAAGAAAACTTTTTGAGTCAAGAAAGTATTTCAAAAATGCAAATAAAAAAACTTATTTCTGGGAAACAAGACGCGATAAAACGGGTTGCGACTACTTTTGATTACTATCCTGACAGTATTTATGATATCTATGTTACGCCAGATTTTGTTACGATGATAAAATTTGACCCAGAAGAAGAGATTATCGCTGTAATCGGAGGAAATAATTCTAATTTTGAGATGGAGCAGGAATTTGGGGGAGAAGATAATTCTGTTTATTTATTTGTCAGACCTACGGATCTTGATATAACTTCAAATGTAAATGTGATGACAAATAAAAGAATTTATATGTTCAATTTGTATTCCACTCTAGAAATATTTAATCCATTTGTAAAATTCAACTATTTATCTTCTGAAAACAGTATGAAGGCAAAAGTTCCAGTTAAAAAAGATCTTAGCAAAAGTTCTATTTTAATGGATGTCAACAAAATGGATTCAAATTATACAATAACGAATAAAAATTTGCCTTTTGCGCCAACGCAAGTTTTTACCGATGGAGTAAAAACTGTCATAATTTTACCTGAAGAAATACAAGAAGCACCTGTAATAATGGTAAAAGGAATCAGCAGTAATGAGTTTGAAGTAGTTAATTTCGAGTATGAATTTAATAGAATAATCGTTCATAGAAAAATTAAGGAAGCAGTGCTTAAAATAGGAAAGAAACAGGTTAGAATAAAACATAAATAA
- a CDS encoding VirB3 family type IV secretion system protein, with amino-acid sequence MKKRQIFSSLMDEMEIMGVPLQIFKIIMGFTGILYIFTKNFMAFVIAAILMAVCRIICLGDNYKINLLFKYFIDEDELDA; translated from the coding sequence ATGAAAAAAAGACAGATTTTTTCATCGCTTATGGATGAAATGGAAATTATGGGAGTTCCATTGCAAATTTTTAAAATAATAATGGGATTTACTGGGATACTTTATATTTTTACAAAGAACTTTATGGCGTTTGTAATAGCGGCTATTCTTATGGCAGTTTGTAGAATTATTTGCTTAGGCGATAATTATAAAATAAATTTATTGTTTAAGTATTTTATTGACGAAGATGAGCTGGATGCTTAA
- a CDS encoding glycosyl hydrolase 108 family protein, translating to MENKEKSIEELRKDVVKNAQKIYDRKPRPKYVWGSQGPNYYDCSGFSRSIYKNAGLKIPRISADQSKFTSKKLKKSELKPGDLVFFGKDKVSHVAVYMGDGKIMESGGGGSKNDTPAKAGVGIRIRSIDARKDFRGGISLEDVAVKNKVVSKTEKHKTVQNSDRRFDEIFKYLLKVEGGYSNDKNDSGGKTKYGITEKEARNHGYRGDMRNLSLDFAKEIYKKDYYKKNQLDKVKNDKIALSICDFSVNAGNHGVKKAQETLNKINGTNLKVDGVLGEKTLEALNKTNPENFLKEYHNSQRRYYDSIAHGKNKVFLKGWQNRVSTKENTIKNMNNNRQNSQIFTR from the coding sequence ATGGAAAACAAAGAAAAATCAATTGAAGAATTGAGAAAGGATGTAGTAAAAAACGCTCAAAAAATATACGACAGAAAACCAAGACCAAAATATGTATGGGGAAGCCAAGGACCCAATTATTACGACTGCTCTGGCTTTTCCCGAAGTATTTACAAAAATGCTGGACTAAAGATTCCAAGAATTTCTGCTGACCAATCCAAATTTACGTCAAAAAAACTAAAAAAATCCGAATTAAAACCTGGAGATTTAGTCTTTTTCGGCAAGGACAAAGTTAGCCACGTGGCAGTATATATGGGAGATGGAAAAATTATGGAATCTGGTGGCGGTGGATCAAAAAATGACACGCCAGCTAAAGCAGGAGTAGGAATTAGAATAAGAAGCATCGACGCTAGAAAAGATTTTAGAGGTGGAATTTCTTTGGAAGATGTTGCAGTAAAAAATAAAGTTGTAAGTAAAACTGAAAAGCATAAAACTGTTCAAAATAGCGATCGTCGTTTTGACGAAATCTTCAAATATCTTTTAAAAGTCGAAGGTGGATACTCTAACGACAAAAATGACAGCGGTGGAAAAACAAAATATGGAATTACTGAAAAGGAAGCCAGAAATCATGGATATAGAGGTGATATGCGTAATTTATCCTTAGATTTTGCAAAAGAAATTTACAAAAAAGATTATTACAAAAAAAATCAATTAGATAAAGTAAAAAATGATAAAATTGCTCTTTCCATTTGTGACTTTTCAGTAAATGCGGGTAATCATGGGGTAAAAAAGGCTCAGGAAACATTAAATAAAATTAATGGTACTAACTTAAAGGTGGATGGTGTGCTCGGTGAAAAAACACTAGAAGCACTAAACAAAACAAATCCTGAAAACTTTCTAAAAGAATACCATAATTCTCAAAGAAGATATTACGACAGCATCGCTCATGGAAAAAATAAAGTTTTTTTAAAAGGGTGGCAAAATAGAGTTTCTACTAAAGAAAATACTATTAAAAATATGAATAATAACAGACAAAACTCTCAAATATTTACAAGATAA
- a CDS encoding TraG/VirB4 family ATPase translates to MKSKKNKSSFFVSEKIVDKFKLNTTNDSVNFYIPYRRMIDKNTLLLKNGGFARVFEIINKDLDYVDDIDKILENLNETLKEVDSGVVFHYETQKIPIKRKEEKISKFSPIPTIIGHKMRNELFKKKKFYKICHYLTISYLYDYTKEKNIDEFLFNEGSFKKKDYMKQFDNLIKEFNRKLEDILFRLEYAVLDIKILENSELLNFLYRTINPNLPSINLKVPPLGFPIDEWLSCSQMRIENGAIKANDSYTKVVSIKLFPSEVVPQIFSELEKLKFPFRSVTRLIGLSKEEALSSIRNIEKYQFGKRYNMIQIVLNAFNNTRGNVDSGNENRIKKTYEAKYAREELEADKVSYGYYTFTVIISDKNLKKLNEKVNLVIRIINRHGFTCLDDKLNVKDAYFGAMPSNIKQNMRKSPMNSESLGYMLPISSVFEGNDWDVRINAPNLFDTITDDRIFHFNNKVDKDVGHTLVLGPTGKGKSVLLGTMVLNFLKYESKIFSDKNEKNYGKSAAQVFVFDKGASSKVLTMASGGRFYDLGSENHMAFQPLRNIHKSKDMEFAMDWVMGLIAQEDESLAKDVVNRKKIYDALLSLSKMEVKMRTISTLVKLVQIQKLKEALRVYSQEGIYGSYFDNNSDVMEDTNFLTFEMGAIMEKPKVLLPILEYLFFKIENEKLGKDIPTLIILDECWVFLRHERMKAKIEEWLKVLRKANAEVVFATQSLNDIEKSSIAATIKDACMTKIFLPNENALSTHKKLYEGYNLSQIAISTIDKAYGQRQYLYNSKYGTRLFELNLSKLELAYVGAGDDTSKSVIENLSNVYLKKYSKKKSEYLKNLNKDYLKYKYEENKISLEDLQIANKILEK, encoded by the coding sequence ATGAAAAGTAAAAAAAATAAAAGTAGTTTTTTTGTTTCGGAAAAAATTGTTGATAAATTTAAATTAAATACAACTAATGACAGTGTAAATTTTTATATTCCGTACAGAAGAATGATTGATAAAAATACACTTTTACTGAAAAATGGAGGATTTGCCAGAGTTTTTGAAATAATTAATAAAGATTTGGATTATGTTGATGACATTGATAAAATTTTAGAAAATTTGAATGAAACATTGAAAGAAGTTGACAGCGGAGTCGTTTTCCACTATGAGACACAAAAAATTCCAATAAAAAGGAAAGAAGAAAAAATAAGCAAATTTTCACCGATTCCAACGATTATAGGACATAAGATGCGAAATGAGCTATTTAAAAAGAAAAAATTTTATAAAATTTGCCACTATTTAACAATTTCATATTTGTACGATTACACAAAAGAAAAAAATATTGATGAATTTTTATTTAACGAAGGAAGTTTCAAGAAAAAGGATTATATGAAGCAGTTTGACAATCTTATTAAAGAGTTTAACAGAAAATTGGAAGATATTTTGTTTAGGCTCGAGTACGCAGTTTTGGATATTAAAATTCTAGAAAATAGTGAATTGTTAAATTTTTTGTATAGAACAATAAATCCTAATTTACCATCAATTAATTTAAAAGTACCACCATTAGGTTTTCCAATTGATGAATGGTTAAGTTGTTCACAGATGAGAATTGAAAATGGAGCAATTAAAGCAAATGATTCATACACAAAAGTTGTGAGTATAAAATTATTTCCAAGTGAAGTCGTCCCACAAATATTTTCTGAGCTAGAAAAGTTAAAGTTTCCGTTTAGAAGTGTTACAAGATTGATCGGACTTTCCAAGGAAGAAGCGCTTTCTTCAATAAGAAATATTGAGAAGTATCAGTTTGGAAAAAGATACAATATGATTCAAATTGTTTTGAATGCGTTTAATAACACTCGTGGGAATGTTGATAGTGGGAATGAGAATAGAATTAAAAAAACTTATGAAGCAAAATATGCAAGAGAGGAGCTCGAAGCGGACAAGGTTTCTTATGGATATTATACTTTTACTGTGATAATTTCAGACAAGAATTTAAAAAAATTAAATGAAAAAGTTAATTTAGTCATTAGAATTATAAATCGCCATGGTTTTACATGCTTAGACGATAAATTAAATGTAAAAGATGCTTATTTTGGAGCGATGCCATCCAATATAAAACAAAATATGAGAAAAAGTCCGATGAATTCGGAATCGCTTGGATATATGCTTCCAATTTCTTCAGTTTTTGAAGGGAATGACTGGGACGTGCGGATAAATGCACCAAATTTGTTTGACACGATAACGGATGACAGAATTTTTCATTTTAACAACAAAGTTGACAAAGATGTCGGTCATACGCTTGTATTAGGGCCTACAGGAAAAGGGAAATCTGTTTTGCTGGGAACTATGGTCTTAAATTTTTTGAAATATGAAAGTAAAATTTTTAGTGATAAAAATGAAAAAAATTATGGAAAAAGTGCTGCACAAGTTTTTGTATTTGATAAAGGTGCGTCATCAAAAGTCTTGACAATGGCTTCAGGTGGTAGATTTTATGATTTGGGAAGTGAAAATCATATGGCGTTTCAACCACTTAGAAATATTCATAAGTCCAAAGATATGGAATTTGCGATGGATTGGGTGATGGGACTTATTGCACAGGAAGATGAAAGTTTGGCAAAAGACGTAGTAAATCGAAAAAAAATATATGATGCGTTGCTCTCACTATCCAAAATGGAAGTCAAAATGCGTACAATCAGTACACTTGTAAAACTTGTGCAAATTCAAAAATTAAAAGAGGCATTAAGAGTTTATTCACAGGAAGGAATTTATGGAAGTTATTTTGATAATAACAGTGATGTGATGGAAGATACAAATTTTTTGACTTTTGAAATGGGAGCAATTATGGAAAAACCTAAAGTGCTTTTGCCAATTTTGGAATACTTGTTTTTTAAAATTGAAAATGAAAAGTTGGGAAAAGATATTCCAACTTTGATTATTCTCGATGAATGCTGGGTATTCTTGCGACATGAAAGAATGAAAGCAAAAATTGAAGAGTGGCTAAAAGTTTTAAGAAAAGCAAATGCTGAAGTTGTCTTTGCGACACAGTCATTAAATGATATAGAAAAATCAAGTATAGCTGCTACAATAAAAGATGCATGCATGACAAAAATATTTTTGCCAAATGAAAATGCGCTAAGCACTCACAAAAAACTTTATGAAGGTTATAATCTTTCACAGATTGCAATTTCTACAATTGACAAAGCGTATGGACAAAGGCAGTATCTCTATAATTCTAAATATGGAACAAGACTTTTTGAGCTAAATTTGTCAAAACTCGAGTTGGCATATGTTGGAGCTGGAGATGATACGTCAAAGTCAGTGATAGAAAATTTGTCAAATGTTTATTTGAAAAAATATTCTAAAAAAAAATCAGAATATTTAAAAAATCTAAATAAAGATTATTTAAAATATAAATATGAAGAAAATAAAATAAGTCTTGAAGACTTGCAAATTGCAAATAAAATATTAGAAAAATAA
- a CDS encoding type IV secretory system conjugative DNA transfer family protein, which produces MQTNINFLGSFALVGKKVSYHGKIIDISQSSFFLKTRAFAIFYLIIFNLIILIFYFILKKKKRINDSHGSAKWGGIEEIDFKKGKDKYFGVSLKSDKGVVLGRFNGITLRDNNKTHICVTAPTRTGKGVSIIIPTLIDSWNESVVVLDIKGENYQLTSGARKEKFDNLILRFAPKSKNSCGYNPLAEVRFLTEYEMEDVRLIVDIIMQDDSGGGKDPYWNNSAADLLIGIIFYVMYKKFLQNPKFLFENGEKKPVSSASMADVVDFITDPNYTAPIKEIILQKAQEEDMIEEFGKDEEVKEYVRNKLFQMYPNDAEIIKGGRHPKAARYLMEKGNLPEQTLGSVIGSAKVKLSIFEIPIVKSNTDHSDFRIFDLMNYKKPVSLYLVVPPADITSLSPLIKILLLQMVNILTPEIDYINKKGHKWRMLLLLDEFPAIGKLEILEKGIGYVAGYGMKMMIILQSLDQLFKIYGKENGFLSNCQTQVFYTSNDETTSNYVSKLLGKETVEQFTQSNKTIGTIIKSESQQFLGKDLLTPDEVGRFPSDKIIVKLAGRNPIKSDKIVYFEEKEYGDLTKIPYIYTESCYEKEKQYIKLSEKQRKKYKNYPYNYIPYKVALKNMKKDIKKIYSEIKTMEANIKRFDEKELEEYKRSRENYIKNSKGIKKYIEIYNKIQKESSLKKNKKVRKISLLKNEKNNVKIDDKEKGYEVDDLLSNINFKNVFEDITKKENKLN; this is translated from the coding sequence ATGCAAACAAATATTAATTTTTTAGGAAGTTTTGCACTTGTCGGGAAAAAAGTAAGTTATCACGGGAAAATAATTGATATTTCTCAAAGTTCATTTTTTTTAAAAACAAGAGCTTTTGCAATTTTTTATCTTATAATTTTTAATTTAATAATTTTAATTTTTTATTTTATTTTGAAAAAGAAAAAAAGAATAAATGATTCACATGGTTCAGCAAAATGGGGAGGAATTGAAGAAATTGACTTTAAAAAAGGAAAAGATAAATACTTTGGTGTGAGTCTAAAATCGGATAAAGGTGTAGTTTTGGGGAGATTTAACGGCATAACATTACGGGATAATAACAAGACTCACATTTGTGTTACGGCGCCAACTCGAACAGGGAAAGGAGTTTCCATTATAATTCCAACGCTTATTGATTCTTGGAATGAAAGTGTTGTTGTGCTCGATATTAAAGGAGAAAATTATCAGTTGACTTCGGGGGCTAGAAAAGAAAAATTTGATAATTTAATCTTGAGATTTGCACCAAAATCAAAAAATTCGTGTGGATATAATCCACTTGCAGAAGTCAGATTTTTGACTGAATATGAAATGGAAGATGTGAGACTTATTGTTGATATAATTATGCAGGATGACAGTGGTGGTGGAAAAGATCCTTATTGGAATAATTCAGCGGCGGATTTGTTAATTGGGATAATTTTTTATGTGATGTACAAAAAATTTTTACAAAATCCAAAATTTCTTTTTGAAAACGGCGAAAAAAAACCAGTGTCTAGTGCAAGTATGGCAGATGTGGTCGATTTTATAACAGATCCAAATTACACGGCACCAATAAAAGAAATAATTTTACAAAAGGCGCAGGAGGAAGATATGATAGAAGAATTTGGAAAAGATGAAGAAGTTAAAGAGTATGTCAGAAATAAATTATTTCAAATGTATCCAAACGATGCAGAAATAATTAAAGGAGGAAGACATCCGAAAGCAGCTAGATACCTTATGGAAAAAGGAAATTTGCCAGAGCAGACCTTAGGTTCTGTAATTGGTTCGGCAAAAGTTAAACTTTCGATTTTTGAAATTCCGATTGTAAAAAGTAATACAGATCACAGCGATTTTAGAATTTTTGACTTGATGAATTACAAAAAGCCAGTATCACTTTATTTGGTTGTTCCACCCGCTGATATAACTTCGCTTTCACCACTAATAAAAATACTTTTGCTGCAAATGGTAAATATTCTTACTCCAGAAATAGATTACATCAATAAAAAGGGGCACAAATGGAGAATGCTTTTGCTTTTGGACGAGTTTCCAGCAATTGGAAAATTGGAAATTTTGGAAAAAGGAATTGGATATGTCGCTGGATACGGTATGAAAATGATGATAATTCTTCAGTCGTTAGATCAATTATTTAAAATTTATGGGAAGGAAAATGGATTTTTGTCAAATTGCCAGACGCAAGTTTTCTACACCTCAAACGATGAAACTACTTCAAATTATGTTTCAAAACTTTTAGGAAAAGAAACGGTGGAGCAGTTTACTCAGTCAAATAAAACAATTGGAACGATTATAAAATCTGAAAGTCAGCAATTTCTGGGAAAGGATTTGCTTACGCCAGATGAAGTCGGACGATTTCCTAGTGATAAAATAATAGTTAAACTTGCGGGAAGAAATCCAATAAAAAGCGATAAAATTGTCTATTTTGAGGAAAAAGAGTACGGTGATTTGACAAAAATTCCATATATTTACACGGAAAGTTGCTACGAAAAGGAAAAGCAGTATATAAAGCTTTCTGAAAAACAACGAAAAAAGTATAAAAATTATCCGTATAACTACATTCCTTACAAGGTTGCACTAAAAAATATGAAAAAAGATATAAAAAAAATTTACAGTGAAATAAAAACGATGGAAGCTAATATCAAAAGATTTGATGAAAAGGAGTTGGAAGAATACAAGAGAAGTAGGGAAAATTATATAAAAAATAGCAAAGGAATAAAAAAATATATTGAAATTTATAACAAGATTCAAAAAGAAAGTTCTTTAAAAAAAAATAAAAAAGTAAGAAAAATATCGCTTTTAAAAAATGAAAAAAACAATGTTAAGATTGATGACAAAGAGAAAGGATATGAAGTGGATGATTTGTTAAGTAATATTAATTTTAAAAATGTATTTGAAGATATTACTAAAAAAGAAAATAAGCTAAATTAG
- a CDS encoding type IV secretion system protein, which yields MRTSVEMMYHSTVKIQKYLKILYFIIVCLTLTNFMTLLGLIYRSVKNPYIPYVIRVDKENSVNGQVLNTKNASNQNVDEKLIEYFLVDFVKKIRTVYKDSEFYKEQTKEKMAFVNNSAKAKIEDFIANKTNTNEVLRMQKSISVEIESFVKIDKDKYQVNFKETTYSQNGTPEKEAKYTMVAFLDKVAVNSNAMVRLNPLGLIIKDVEFGNVSQNVLQNPIPIQQNNGTYSNLNKNSDTKNIEVEPMENQNSQ from the coding sequence ATGAGAACATCAGTTGAAATGATGTATCATTCAACTGTCAAAATTCAAAAATATTTAAAAATATTATATTTTATAATAGTGTGCTTAACTTTAACAAACTTTATGACACTCCTTGGATTAATTTATAGAAGTGTAAAAAATCCGTATATTCCTTATGTTATAAGAGTTGATAAAGAAAACTCCGTCAATGGACAGGTTTTAAATACTAAGAACGCTAGTAATCAAAACGTTGATGAAAAATTGATTGAATATTTTTTGGTTGATTTTGTGAAAAAAATAAGAACTGTTTACAAGGACAGCGAGTTTTATAAAGAACAGACAAAAGAAAAAATGGCATTTGTAAATAATTCTGCAAAAGCTAAAATCGAGGATTTTATCGCCAATAAAACTAATACAAATGAAGTTTTAAGAATGCAAAAATCAATTTCAGTTGAGATTGAAAGCTTTGTTAAAATTGACAAGGACAAATACCAAGTTAACTTTAAGGAGACGACTTATTCACAAAATGGGACGCCTGAAAAAGAAGCTAAATATACAATGGTAGCTTTTTTAGACAAAGTTGCAGTTAATTCAAATGCGATGGTTAGATTAAATCCATTGGGACTTATAATAAAAGATGTAGAATTTGGAAATGTGAGTCAAAATGTTTTACAAAATCCAATTCCAATTCAGCAGAATAATGGGACATATTCTAATTTAAACAAAAATTCAGACACTAAAAATATAGAAGTGGAACCGATGGAAAATCAAAATTCGCAGTAG
- a CDS encoding ATPase, T2SS/T4P/T4SS family — MEAIKISIEEIEEKNKKTKMEVLEKSPDDIGLEDLSYITTYDSIFSKLPYRYKQIIKVREDSEVIFSQFGKDIMTLLRDKNINEINLNQDGFIRVDMFGKGKFKTDIILEADKAENMIKLIADYNHAIISEEAPILSTNLPTGERIECLIGDIVKGQPVFSLRKRPSRIFPLTDYVNTGKLSETYKKKLVEEIHNGANILIAGGVGTGKTTLANACINELKGTKKRIIIIEDTPEIICDCDNKVELTTSKYVKLSDLLKTSMRLDGDTVIVGESRTGEEVDILLKIWNSGSKGGFNTIHADDSQSALKKMEQYMLSITSVPQIEEIVQAVNIVITVKKKMDSSNYVSEIMRVKGYDYKNKKYILENLID; from the coding sequence ATGGAAGCAATAAAAATTTCTATTGAAGAAATTGAGGAAAAAAATAAAAAAACTAAAATGGAAGTTTTGGAAAAAAGTCCAGACGATATTGGACTTGAAGATTTAAGTTATATTACAACTTATGATTCGATTTTTTCAAAATTACCATATAGATACAAGCAGATTATCAAAGTTCGCGAAGACAGCGAAGTCATATTTTCACAGTTTGGAAAAGATATTATGACGCTTTTAAGAGATAAAAATATCAATGAAATTAATTTGAATCAAGATGGGTTCATAAGAGTCGATATGTTTGGAAAGGGGAAATTTAAAACAGATATAATTTTGGAAGCGGATAAAGCAGAAAATATGATAAAGTTAATTGCCGATTACAATCACGCCATAATTTCTGAAGAAGCACCAATTTTATCGACAAATCTTCCAACTGGCGAGAGAATAGAATGTTTAATAGGCGATATTGTAAAAGGTCAACCTGTTTTTTCACTGCGAAAAAGGCCGTCTAGAATTTTTCCGCTGACTGATTATGTAAATACTGGAAAACTTTCGGAAACATATAAAAAAAAGCTTGTAGAAGAGATACATAATGGAGCAAATATTTTAATCGCTGGAGGAGTTGGAACTGGAAAAACTACTCTTGCAAATGCTTGCATCAATGAATTGAAAGGGACAAAAAAACGGATAATTATAATTGAAGATACACCCGAAATTATATGCGACTGCGACAACAAGGTAGAGCTTACAACTTCAAAATATGTAAAACTTTCTGATTTATTAAAAACTTCTATGCGGCTTGATGGAGATACCGTAATTGTTGGAGAGTCAAGAACTGGGGAAGAGGTTGATATTTTACTAAAAATTTGGAATTCTGGTTCAAAAGGAGGATTTAATACAATTCATGCAGATGACAGTCAATCTGCGTTAAAAAAAATGGAACAATATATGCTCTCAATAACTTCTGTTCCGCAGATTGAAGAAATAGTGCAAGCTGTAAATATTGTAATTACTGTGAAGAAAAAAATGGACAGCAGTAATTATGTGAGTGAAATAATGAGAGTAAAAGGTTATGACTACAAAAATAAAAAATATATTTTGGAAAACTTGATTGATTAA
- a CDS encoding C40 family peptidase, whose protein sequence is MKKTIFIFFITTSLSFTNGLRFTMEKDKDNNLNKKNSRSEKEISEIGDADIKSFETNINTDVKLIDKKKNNKILLNNLLNKIIKESNTYLGTPYLWGGTTKNGIDCSAFVKNVYLSVGIKLPRVSRNQAKVGKTVPLDTIRKGDLIFFETDKNRPNTVSHVGIYLGNGKLIHASSKNKKVVIVPLNQGYFLSKMVTIKRIIDVL, encoded by the coding sequence ATGAAAAAAACAATTTTTATTTTTTTTATAACAACTAGTCTATCTTTTACAAATGGTCTGCGATTTACAATGGAGAAAGATAAAGATAACAATTTGAATAAAAAAAATTCTCGATCTGAAAAAGAAATTTCTGAAATTGGAGATGCTGATATAAAGTCATTTGAAACAAATATAAATACAGATGTAAAATTAATTGACAAGAAAAAAAATAATAAAATTTTACTAAACAATTTGCTCAATAAAATAATAAAAGAATCAAATACTTATTTAGGAACCCCGTATTTGTGGGGTGGAACTACAAAAAATGGAATTGATTGCTCAGCTTTTGTTAAAAATGTCTATTTATCAGTAGGAATAAAACTTCCCAGAGTTTCACGAAACCAAGCAAAAGTTGGAAAAACTGTGCCGTTAGATACAATAAGAAAAGGTGATTTAATTTTTTTTGAAACAGACAAAAACCGTCCAAATACAGTTTCACACGTTGGAATTTATTTAGGAAATGGCAAATTAATTCATGCTTCCAGTAAAAACAAAAAAGTTGTCATAGTTCCGCTTAATCAAGGATATTTTTTATCAAAAATGGTTACAATAAAAAGGATTATAGATGTCTTATAA